One Haloterrigena salifodinae DNA window includes the following coding sequences:
- the lonB gene encoding ATP-dependent protease LonB has protein sequence MSNDTNVDDPPEDATDAGPDEEQGQPRPQDTEPESERQGERSPLEKDGDQRDDVDDGDEFDDPVDEFEPDSSEDDIETVEDLGSEVEVDPGVEIDEDIAEDDLLGGLKIDSTEEIEVPDRLVDQVIGQDEARDIIIKAAKQRRHVMMIGSPGTGKSMLAKAMSQLLPQEDLQDVLVYHNPDDGNEPKVRTVPAGKGEQIIDAHKEEARKRNQMRSILMWIIVAIILAYAILAVGNILLGILAAGIVWLIFRYTNRGSDAMVPNMIVNNGDKRTAPFEDATGAHAGALLGDVRHDPFQSGGMETPSHDRVEPGSIHQANKGVLFVDEINTLDIRTQQKLMTAIQEGEFAITGQSERSSGAMVQTEPVPCDFIMIAAGNLDAMENMHPALRNRIKGYGYEVYMEDTIEDTPEMRRKYARFIAQEVERDGRLPHFTDDAVEEVLLEAKRRSGRKNHLTLHFRTLGGLVRVAGDIARSEDREFTTRDDVLQAKGRSRSIEQQLADDYIERRKDYELEVAEGGVEGRVNGLAVMGEDSGIMLPVMAEIAPAQGGGQVIATGKLKEMAEESVQNVSAIIKKFSDVDLSEKDIHIQFVQAGQQGVDGDSASITVATAVISALEDIPVDQTVAMTGSLSVRGDVLPVGGVTHKIEAAAKAGCTKVIIPKANEQDVMIEDEYEEMIEIIPCSNISEVLDVALMGEPKKDSLVDRLKSITSNAFEGSQGSVGSGSNPSPQ, from the coding sequence ATGAGTAACGATACGAACGTTGACGACCCTCCCGAAGACGCCACCGACGCTGGACCTGACGAGGAGCAGGGCCAGCCACGGCCCCAGGACACGGAGCCGGAGTCGGAGCGTCAGGGAGAACGGTCGCCGCTCGAGAAGGACGGTGACCAGCGCGACGACGTCGACGACGGGGACGAGTTCGACGATCCGGTCGACGAGTTCGAGCCGGACTCGAGCGAGGACGACATCGAAACCGTCGAAGATCTCGGCAGCGAAGTCGAGGTCGATCCGGGCGTCGAAATCGACGAGGATATCGCCGAGGACGATCTGCTCGGCGGTCTCAAGATCGATTCGACGGAGGAAATCGAGGTTCCCGACCGACTCGTCGACCAGGTCATCGGCCAGGACGAAGCACGCGATATCATCATCAAGGCAGCCAAGCAGCGTCGCCACGTCATGATGATCGGCTCGCCGGGGACCGGCAAGTCGATGCTGGCGAAGGCGATGAGTCAGCTGCTCCCCCAGGAGGATCTCCAGGACGTCTTAGTCTACCACAACCCGGACGACGGCAACGAGCCGAAGGTCCGAACCGTCCCGGCGGGGAAAGGCGAACAGATCATCGACGCCCACAAGGAGGAAGCTCGCAAGCGCAACCAGATGCGCTCGATCCTGATGTGGATCATCGTCGCGATCATCCTCGCGTACGCGATCCTCGCCGTCGGAAACATCCTGCTCGGCATCCTCGCGGCCGGGATCGTCTGGCTGATCTTCCGCTACACGAACCGCGGATCGGACGCGATGGTGCCCAACATGATCGTCAACAACGGCGACAAGCGCACCGCGCCGTTCGAGGACGCGACCGGCGCCCACGCCGGCGCGCTGCTGGGCGACGTCCGCCACGACCCGTTCCAGTCCGGCGGCATGGAGACGCCGAGCCACGACCGCGTCGAACCTGGCTCGATCCACCAGGCCAACAAGGGCGTGCTGTTCGTCGACGAGATCAACACGCTCGACATCCGCACCCAGCAGAAGCTGATGACCGCGATTCAGGAGGGCGAGTTCGCCATCACGGGCCAGTCCGAGCGCTCCTCGGGCGCGATGGTCCAGACCGAGCCCGTCCCCTGTGACTTCATCATGATCGCGGCCGGCAACCTGGACGCGATGGAGAACATGCACCCCGCGCTCCGGAACCGTATCAAAGGGTACGGGTACGAGGTGTACATGGAGGACACCATCGAGGACACCCCCGAGATGCGGCGCAAGTACGCGCGCTTCATCGCCCAGGAGGTCGAACGCGACGGCCGTCTGCCACACTTCACCGACGACGCCGTCGAGGAGGTCCTCCTCGAGGCCAAGCGTCGCTCGGGGCGGAAGAACCACCTCACGCTGCACTTCCGGACGCTGGGCGGACTCGTCCGCGTCGCGGGCGACATCGCCCGCTCGGAGGATCGGGAGTTCACCACCCGCGATGACGTCCTGCAGGCCAAGGGCCGCTCGCGCTCGATCGAGCAACAGCTCGCCGACGACTACATCGAGCGCCGCAAGGACTACGAACTCGAGGTCGCCGAGGGCGGCGTTGAGGGACGGGTCAACGGCCTCGCCGTCATGGGCGAGGACTCGGGGATCATGCTTCCGGTCATGGCCGAGATCGCGCCCGCACAAGGCGGCGGTCAGGTGATCGCCACCGGGAAGCTCAAGGAGATGGCCGAGGAGTCGGTCCAGAACGTCTCCGCGATCATCAAGAAGTTCTCCGACGTCGATCTCTCGGAGAAGGACATCCACATCCAGTTCGTCCAGGCCGGCCAACAGGGCGTCGACGGCGACTCCGCCTCCATCACGGTGGCGACCGCCGTCATCAGCGCCTTGGAGGACATCCCGGTCGACCAGACGGTCGCGATGACCGGCTCGCTGTCGGTCCGCGGCGACGTGCTCCCGGTCGGCGGGGTCACCCACAAGATCGAAGCCGCCGCGAAGGCCGGCTGTACGAAGGTCATCATCCCGAAGGCTAACGAACAGGACGTGATGATCGAAGACGAGTACGAGGAGATGATCGAGATCATCCCGTGTTCGAACATCAGCGAAGTGCTCGACGTCGCGCTGATGGGCGAACCCAAGAAGGACTCCCTGGTCGATCGCCTCAAGTCGATCACCAGCAACGCATTCGAGGGGAGCCAGGGCTCCGTCGGCAGCGGCTCCAACCCGAGCCCGCAGTAA
- a CDS encoding nicotinamide-nucleotide adenylyltransferase, producing the protein MTRGFYIGRFQPFHNGHLSMVEQIAEDVDELVLGIGSADDSHTVHNPFTAGERIMMITKSLVDYDLVTYAVPIEDLERNSVWVSHVQSMSPDFDVAYSNNPLVIQLFREADIDIRQSPMFNREVLEGSEVRERMITGGDWESLVPEPVVDTVDEIGGIERIQMISDSDSNGD; encoded by the coding sequence ATGACCCGGGGGTTCTACATCGGCCGGTTTCAGCCCTTCCACAACGGCCACCTCAGCATGGTCGAACAGATCGCCGAGGACGTCGACGAGCTCGTGCTCGGGATCGGAAGCGCCGACGACTCACACACCGTGCACAACCCGTTCACGGCGGGCGAACGCATCATGATGATCACGAAGTCGCTCGTCGACTACGACCTCGTCACCTACGCCGTTCCGATCGAGGACTTAGAACGGAACTCGGTGTGGGTGAGCCACGTCCAGAGCATGAGCCCGGACTTCGACGTCGCCTACTCGAACAATCCGCTGGTCATCCAGCTGTTCCGCGAGGCCGACATCGACATCCGCCAGTCACCGATGTTCAACCGGGAGGTCCTGGAGGGCAGCGAGGTCCGCGAGCGGATGATCACTGGCGGTGACTGGGAGTCGCTGGTCCCCGAACCCGTCGTCGATACCGTCGACGAGATCGGCGGCATCGAACGGATCCAGATGATCAGCGACTCGGATTCGAACGGCGACTGA
- a CDS encoding SAM hydrolase/SAM-dependent halogenase family protein: protein MITLASDFGTPYPAAMKGVLCRRTDARLVDVAHDFPRQDVRAAAFWLREVLPYFPPAVHLVVIDPGVGTDRNAIVVRAGEHALVGPDNGVLLPAARRLVGGRDASLETYVVDERRLEPTEPAGGPVSPSATALSADSDAGGNEGGREGPASATFHGRDVFAPAAADVHEAGVDAPADLEWLDPLDGDPVNCSLPEPTLEDDRVVGEVLVADDFGNVITNVPGDVLAGCDRIVANGETVPVGETFAAVPVGERLATVGSHGYVELDVNRGRGDEAFDLTVGDGVVLESAGTDRAN from the coding sequence ATGATCACGCTCGCGTCGGATTTCGGGACGCCGTACCCCGCGGCGATGAAGGGAGTGCTCTGTCGGCGAACGGACGCCAGACTGGTCGACGTCGCCCACGATTTCCCCCGGCAGGACGTCCGCGCCGCCGCATTCTGGCTCCGCGAGGTGCTACCGTACTTCCCGCCGGCCGTACACCTCGTCGTGATCGACCCGGGCGTCGGCACCGACCGCAATGCGATCGTCGTTCGCGCGGGCGAGCACGCGCTCGTCGGGCCCGACAACGGCGTCTTGCTCCCCGCCGCCCGCCGGCTCGTCGGCGGTCGGGACGCCTCCCTCGAGACGTACGTCGTCGACGAGAGGAGGCTCGAACCAACCGAACCCGCTGGCGGTCCGGTCAGTCCGAGCGCGACGGCGCTCTCGGCGGACTCCGACGCCGGTGGGAACGAAGGCGGCCGAGAGGGACCGGCCAGCGCCACCTTCCACGGCCGGGACGTCTTCGCGCCCGCCGCCGCCGATGTCCACGAGGCCGGCGTCGACGCGCCGGCCGACCTCGAGTGGCTCGATCCGCTCGACGGCGATCCCGTCAACTGTTCGCTTCCGGAGCCGACGCTCGAGGACGACCGCGTCGTCGGTGAGGTACTGGTCGCTGACGACTTCGGGAACGTCATTACGAACGTTCCCGGTGACGTCCTCGCCGGCTGCGATCGGATCGTCGCTAACGGCGAGACGGTTCCCGTCGGGGAGACCTTCGCCGCTGTACCGGTCGGGGAGCGACTCGCGACGGTTGGGAGCCACGGCTACGTCGAATTGGACGTCAATCGGGGGCGTGGCGACGAGGCGTTCGACCTCACGGTCGGCGACGGAGTCGTCCTCGAGTCGGCCGGGACGGACCGCGCGAACTGA
- a CDS encoding HalOD1 output domain-containing protein, with protein sequence MSRPAWRRNLTPVDDDGGQTIYYDEDRGTYHTWCNDGTYELASTAVVITVASVLEVDTDDLERLSAAVEPDALNSLLGHWRRADVADVDGRITFPFATCVVTVHSTGEIVVDPEQHVPSVGR encoded by the coding sequence ATGTCCCGACCCGCTTGGAGGAGGAACCTGACGCCGGTCGACGACGACGGGGGGCAGACGATCTACTACGACGAGGACCGCGGGACCTACCACACCTGGTGCAACGACGGCACCTACGAGCTGGCGAGCACGGCCGTAGTGATCACCGTCGCGTCGGTGCTCGAGGTCGATACGGACGATCTCGAGCGGCTCTCGGCGGCCGTCGAGCCGGACGCACTGAACTCGCTGCTCGGCCATTGGCGACGGGCCGACGTGGCAGATGTCGACGGGAGGATCACCTTTCCGTTCGCGACGTGTGTCGTCACGGTCCACTCGACCGGCGAGATCGTCGTCGATCCCGAGCAACATGTCCCGTCGGTCGGCCGCTGA
- the thsA gene encoding thermosome subunit alpha produces the protein MFIMSEDSQRTQGRDAQSSNIMAGKAVAESVRTTLGPRGMDKMLVDSGGEVVITNDGATILNEMDIEHPAAQMIVEVADSQEEEVGDGTTTAAVIAGNLLGEAEDLIEQDVHATTIVEGYHEASEIALEAISEQVSEEVVDDEVLKQVAESSMTGKGTGGLTAESLAETVVEAIRHVELEDGVARDNVTVHTQIGASSNATELVPGIVIDEEPAHDGMPSEVEDASLAVLDVELGVRTGEIDAEYSIDSIDQLNTAIDAEESEVRGYAETVAESGANVVFTTEDVDDRVASYLASEGVLVFEGIGDSDAKDIVSATGATRVGALDDLEEADFGQADRISAENYGDDDLAFVEGGAAAETVTVFVRGGTEHVVDELERAIGDALDVVATALASGEVVPGAGATEIAIADKIREEAAGIEGRKQLAVNAFADALDIVPRTLAANTGRDPIDALVDLRAAHDSTGRAGLITSGEEVTIDDPFDYGVIDPADVKREAIESATEAATMIARIDDVIAAE, from the coding sequence ATGTTCATTATGAGCGAGGATAGTCAGCGAACGCAGGGCCGCGACGCCCAGTCGTCCAATATTATGGCCGGCAAGGCCGTCGCCGAGTCGGTACGAACGACACTGGGTCCCCGCGGGATGGACAAGATGCTCGTCGACTCCGGCGGCGAGGTCGTCATCACCAACGACGGTGCGACGATTCTCAACGAGATGGACATCGAGCACCCCGCGGCACAGATGATCGTCGAGGTCGCCGACTCCCAGGAGGAGGAGGTCGGCGACGGGACGACGACCGCGGCCGTGATCGCTGGCAACCTGCTCGGTGAGGCCGAGGACCTCATCGAACAGGACGTCCATGCGACGACGATCGTCGAGGGCTACCACGAGGCCAGCGAGATCGCCCTCGAGGCGATCTCGGAACAGGTCAGCGAAGAGGTCGTCGACGACGAAGTGCTCAAGCAGGTCGCCGAATCGAGCATGACCGGCAAAGGAACCGGCGGTCTCACCGCCGAGTCGCTGGCCGAGACGGTCGTCGAAGCGATCCGTCACGTCGAACTCGAGGACGGCGTCGCCCGCGACAACGTCACCGTCCATACCCAGATCGGCGCCTCCTCGAACGCGACGGAGCTCGTCCCGGGTATCGTCATCGACGAGGAGCCCGCCCACGACGGCATGCCCAGCGAGGTTGAGGACGCGTCGCTCGCCGTCCTCGACGTCGAGCTCGGCGTCCGCACCGGCGAGATCGACGCGGAGTACTCGATCGACTCGATCGACCAGCTCAACACCGCCATCGACGCCGAGGAGAGCGAGGTCCGCGGCTACGCCGAGACCGTCGCCGAGAGCGGCGCCAACGTCGTCTTCACGACCGAGGACGTCGACGACCGTGTCGCCTCCTATCTCGCCAGCGAGGGCGTGCTCGTCTTCGAGGGCATCGGCGACAGCGACGCCAAGGACATCGTCTCCGCGACCGGTGCCACCCGCGTCGGCGCCCTCGACGACCTCGAGGAAGCCGACTTCGGTCAGGCCGACCGCATCAGCGCCGAGAACTACGGCGACGACGACCTCGCGTTCGTCGAGGGCGGCGCAGCGGCCGAGACGGTCACCGTCTTCGTCCGCGGCGGCACCGAACACGTCGTCGACGAACTCGAGCGCGCCATCGGCGACGCGCTCGACGTCGTCGCGACCGCGCTGGCCTCCGGGGAGGTCGTTCCCGGCGCCGGCGCAACCGAGATCGCCATCGCGGACAAGATCCGCGAGGAGGCCGCCGGCATCGAGGGCCGCAAGCAACTCGCCGTCAACGCCTTCGCCGACGCGCTGGACATCGTCCCGCGCACGCTGGCAGCCAACACCGGCCGAGATCCCATCGACGCGCTCGTCGATCTCCGCGCCGCCCACGACTCGACGGGGCGAGCCGGCCTGATCACCAGCGGCGAGGAAGTCACGATCGACGATCCGTTCGACTACGGCGTCATCGATCCGGCCGACGTCAAGCGCGAGGCCATCGAGAGCGCCACTGAGGCCGCGACGATGATCGCCCGCATCGACGACGTCATCGCCGCCGAGTAA
- a CDS encoding amidohydrolase family protein, translating to MLELEHGFRIVDVYARLSTGDTGPRVDGRSVTPDQLEREMHQAGITKSIVFPPARPNRRYLAPNNGVARRSVDRPFVAFARINGTRRPTALATDRLRNAVRSRDDHHTSPADIERYAYDDRFHGFVLDPSADDYPDADVLATLEAVDLPVIVRGGADATPETLASTLLERSFPVVVAHFGGHPLDRSLMHDLIDLLEEYDGCYLETSFVRYRDPLERALLEHPDRVLFGSGAPACHPDVAVMEILTLDVSEDKLWRIFSKNAARVIDALAPAGGA from the coding sequence ATGCTCGAGCTGGAACACGGGTTTCGCATCGTAGACGTCTACGCGCGGCTCTCCACCGGCGATACCGGCCCCCGCGTCGACGGTCGCTCAGTCACGCCCGACCAGCTCGAGCGGGAGATGCACCAGGCGGGAATCACCAAATCGATCGTTTTTCCGCCCGCGCGCCCGAACCGGCGCTACCTCGCGCCGAACAACGGCGTCGCCCGCCGCAGCGTCGATCGTCCGTTCGTCGCCTTCGCGCGGATCAACGGCACGCGGCGGCCGACGGCGTTAGCGACCGATCGCCTGCGAAACGCGGTCCGGAGCCGCGACGACCACCACACGTCGCCGGCGGATATCGAACGCTACGCCTACGACGACCGATTCCACGGCTTCGTCCTCGATCCAAGCGCCGACGACTACCCCGACGCGGACGTCCTCGCGACCCTCGAGGCCGTCGACCTCCCTGTCATCGTTCGCGGTGGCGCCGACGCCACCCCCGAAACCCTCGCGTCCACCCTGCTCGAGCGCTCGTTTCCCGTCGTCGTCGCCCACTTCGGCGGCCACCCCCTCGACCGGTCGCTCATGCACGACCTGATCGACCTGCTCGAGGAGTACGACGGCTGTTACCTCGAGACGAGTTTCGTCCGCTACCGCGATCCCCTCGAGCGCGCGCTGCTCGAGCACCCCGATCGAGTCCTGTTCGGCAGCGGCGCGCCCGCCTGCCACCCCGACGTCGCCGTCATGGAAATCCTCACGCTCGACGTCTCCGAGGACAAGTTGTGGCGCATCTTCTCGAAGAACGCCGCTCGCGTTATCGATGCGCTCGCGCCGGCCGGCGGCGCCTGA
- a CDS encoding proteasome assembly chaperone family protein, whose amino-acid sequence MDELEIDAVAEVELDDPVLVEGLPGVGHVGSLAVEHLLEELEADSTLVRRVYSQEFPPQVSVEDGVTDLTCAEIHAVTVPDGRDLLLLTGDHQAQTNDGHYILTDAFLDIAEEFGASKLYALGGVPTGELIEEYAVVGAVSNESLLEELEDVGVEFREDEPAGGIVGVSGLLLGLGGRRGFDGACLMGETSGYLVDPKSARAVLEVLEETLGFDLEYESLDERADEMEEVIGKIQEMEQQQQQQQMDVPTDDDLRYIG is encoded by the coding sequence ATGGACGAACTCGAGATCGACGCAGTCGCCGAGGTCGAACTAGACGACCCCGTCCTCGTCGAGGGGCTGCCGGGTGTGGGACACGTCGGAAGCCTCGCCGTCGAGCACCTGCTCGAGGAACTCGAGGCCGACAGCACGCTCGTGCGCCGAGTCTACTCCCAGGAATTTCCGCCGCAGGTGAGCGTCGAAGACGGCGTCACGGACCTCACGTGCGCTGAAATTCACGCCGTCACTGTTCCAGACGGCCGCGATCTGTTACTGCTGACCGGGGATCATCAGGCCCAGACTAACGACGGTCACTACATTCTGACCGACGCCTTCCTCGACATCGCCGAGGAGTTCGGCGCGAGCAAACTCTACGCGCTGGGCGGCGTCCCGACCGGTGAACTCATCGAGGAGTACGCCGTCGTCGGTGCTGTCAGCAACGAGTCGCTGCTCGAGGAGTTAGAGGACGTTGGCGTCGAGTTCCGCGAGGACGAACCCGCCGGCGGGATCGTCGGCGTCTCCGGACTCCTGCTCGGCCTCGGCGGCCGCCGCGGGTTCGACGGGGCGTGTCTGATGGGCGAGACCAGCGGCTATCTGGTCGACCCCAAAAGCGCCCGCGCGGTCCTCGAGGTCCTCGAGGAAACCCTCGGCTTCGACCTCGAGTACGAATCCCTGGACGAGCGGGCCGACGAGATGGAGGAAGTCATCGGCAAGATCCAGGAGATGGAACAACAACAGCAACAACAGCAGATGGACGTGCCGACGGACGACGACCTGCGGTACATCGGCTGA
- a CDS encoding RNA-protein complex protein Nop10 produces the protein MKSDIRVCSAWRDAHDRPVYTLSDSCPNCGADAENSAPAPFDPNDPYGEYRRALKRRRR, from the coding sequence ATGAAGTCGGATATCCGGGTGTGTTCGGCGTGGCGCGACGCACACGACCGCCCGGTGTATACCCTCTCTGACTCCTGTCCCAACTGCGGCGCCGACGCGGAAAACAGCGCGCCGGCCCCGTTCGATCCGAACGATCCGTACGGCGAGTACCGACGCGCTCTTAAACGTCGCCGTCGCTGA
- a CDS encoding translation initiation factor IF-2 subunit alpha, with translation MKYSGWPDPGELVVGKIDEIEDFGVFVDLEEYRDKRGLIHISEVASGWIKNVRDHVREGQIVVCKVLEIDEESQQIDLSLKDVNDHQRSDKIQEWKNEQKADNWMDIALGEDVDDESYTAIANELIGAHGSLYDGFKQAAIHGEEALEDTDLSDDEIESIVDTARENVSVPYVNVTGYVDLENPSPSGVDGIRTALEAAEGNGEVPEEVDLEVSYVGAPEYRIEVQAPNYKTAESQLEESAQRAVREIESEGGSGEYHRERRTDDE, from the coding sequence ATGAAGTACAGCGGCTGGCCCGACCCCGGCGAACTCGTCGTCGGGAAGATCGACGAAATCGAGGACTTCGGCGTCTTCGTCGATCTCGAAGAGTACCGGGACAAGCGCGGCCTGATCCATATCTCCGAGGTCGCCTCGGGATGGATCAAGAACGTCCGCGATCACGTCCGCGAGGGCCAGATCGTCGTCTGCAAGGTCCTCGAGATCGACGAGGAATCCCAGCAGATCGATCTCTCGCTGAAAGACGTCAACGACCACCAGCGCTCCGACAAGATCCAGGAGTGGAAAAACGAGCAGAAAGCCGACAACTGGATGGATATCGCGCTGGGCGAGGACGTCGACGACGAGAGCTACACCGCGATCGCCAACGAGCTGATCGGCGCCCACGGCAGCCTCTACGACGGCTTCAAGCAGGCCGCGATCCACGGCGAGGAAGCCCTCGAGGACACCGATCTCTCCGACGATGAGATCGAGTCGATCGTCGACACGGCTCGCGAGAACGTCTCGGTGCCGTACGTTAACGTCACCGGCTACGTTGACCTCGAGAACCCGTCGCCGAGCGGCGTCGACGGCATCCGCACCGCACTTGAGGCCGCCGAAGGAAACGGCGAAGTGCCAGAAGAAGTCGACCTCGAGGTCAGCTACGTCGGCGCGCCCGAGTACCGCATCGAGGTGCAGGCGCCCAACTACAAGACCGCCGAGAGCCAACTCGAGGAGAGCGCACAGCGCGCGGTCCGGGAGATCGAGTCCGAAGGCGGTTCGGGCGAGTACCACCGTGAGCGTCGCACCGACGACGAGTAA
- a CDS encoding 30S ribosomal protein S27e, translating to MAGNFYSVRCSDCENEQTVFGKASSEVACAVCGTTLVRPTGGKAEIEHEIVETVESR from the coding sequence ATGGCAGGAAATTTCTACAGCGTTCGATGCAGTGACTGCGAGAACGAACAGACCGTCTTCGGCAAAGCCTCCTCGGAGGTCGCCTGTGCCGTCTGCGGCACGACGCTCGTGCGACCGACCGGCGGCAAAGCCGAGATCGAACACGAGATCGTAGAAACAGTCGAGTCACGATGA
- a CDS encoding 50S ribosomal protein L44e has protein sequence MQMPRRFNTYCPHCNEHHEHEVEKSRTGRSSGLKWDARRTRRTTSSIGNSGRFSKVPVGEKPTKKTDLKYRCSECGKAHLREGWRTGRLEFQE, from the coding sequence ATGCAGATGCCACGCCGATTCAATACGTACTGTCCGCACTGCAACGAACACCACGAACACGAAGTCGAAAAGTCCCGAACGGGCCGTTCGAGTGGTCTCAAGTGGGACGCTCGCCGCACCCGGCGAACCACCTCGAGCATCGGTAACTCCGGTCGCTTCTCGAAGGTGCCGGTCGGCGAAAAGCCTACCAAGAAGACCGACCTCAAATACCGCTGCAGCGAGTGCGGCAAGGCCCACCTCCGCGAGGGATGGCGCACCGGCCGACTCGAGTTCCAGGAGTGA